Proteins co-encoded in one Bacillus paramycoides genomic window:
- a CDS encoding Na+/H+ antiporter family protein yields the protein MNAVLVAVAVMLLLSLLRVQVIVAIIVGALTGGIIGGLGISETINTFTTGLGNSAPIALSYAMLGGFAISLSKTGLPDAMIQTALKWIGNEQDTKKQVYSKILILFIILTMACFSQNVIPVHIAFIPILIPALLKVLNELKVDRRLVTCIITFGLITPYMWIPAGFGKIYHDVLQTNAAQSGLTFDVALIPKAMTIPAIGMIIGLCVAVFITYRKPRTYETEQIHTTANEIVPYTKRSITFGLLSIIATLTVQLATESMIFGALAGIIVLSVSGSLPLKEADAILTSGMRMMSFIGFVMIAAAGFGAVLRKTGHVESLVQTSAHIIGNNKPLAAFLMLVIGLLVTMGIGSSFSTIPILTTIFVPLCMQLGFSPMATIAIIGTAGALGDAGSPASDSTLGPTSGLNADGQHHHIWDTCVPTFLHYNIPLLIFGFIAAITL from the coding sequence ATGAATGCTGTACTCGTCGCAGTAGCAGTTATGCTATTGCTTAGTTTGTTACGTGTCCAGGTCATTGTCGCCATCATTGTTGGAGCTTTAACAGGCGGAATTATCGGCGGACTCGGTATTTCAGAAACGATTAACACTTTTACAACTGGTCTTGGAAACAGCGCTCCAATCGCTTTAAGTTATGCAATGCTCGGCGGTTTCGCTATTTCACTTTCCAAAACAGGACTTCCAGATGCCATGATTCAAACTGCATTAAAATGGATTGGCAATGAACAAGACACGAAAAAACAAGTTTATTCTAAAATACTTATTCTATTCATCATTTTAACAATGGCTTGTTTCTCACAAAATGTGATTCCTGTCCATATCGCTTTCATCCCCATCCTAATTCCAGCACTTTTAAAAGTATTAAATGAGCTGAAAGTGGATCGCAGACTTGTTACATGTATTATTACATTCGGATTGATTACTCCTTATATGTGGATTCCAGCAGGGTTCGGAAAAATTTATCATGATGTATTGCAAACAAATGCTGCGCAAAGCGGTCTTACATTTGATGTCGCGCTTATTCCAAAAGCAATGACTATTCCAGCAATCGGTATGATTATCGGATTATGTGTAGCGGTTTTCATTACATACCGAAAGCCTCGTACGTATGAAACAGAACAAATTCATACTACCGCAAATGAAATCGTTCCCTATACAAAGCGTAGCATTACTTTCGGGTTGTTATCTATCATTGCCACATTAACTGTTCAATTAGCAACAGAATCCATGATTTTCGGTGCTTTAGCGGGGATTATCGTCTTATCAGTAAGTGGTAGTCTACCTCTTAAAGAAGCAGATGCAATATTAACAAGCGGAATGCGCATGATGTCCTTTATCGGTTTTGTTATGATCGCAGCCGCTGGGTTTGGCGCTGTTCTTCGAAAAACAGGACATGTTGAATCTCTTGTGCAAACAAGTGCACATATAATTGGAAATAATAAACCACTCGCAGCCTTTCTTATGCTTGTGATTGGACTTCTTGTTACGATGGGAATTGGTTCATCTTTTTCAACCATCCCTATTTTAACAACAATTTTTGTACCTCTTTGCATGCAGCTTGGATTTAGTCCAATGGCCACCATTGCAATCATCGGTACAGCCGGAGCGCTAGGCGATGCAGGATCTCCAGCATCAGATAGTACACTTGGACCAACATCCGGTTTAAATGCTGATGGTCAACATCATCATATATGGGATACATGTGTACCAACTTTTCTGCATTATAATATACCGTTACTTATATTCGGCTTTATTGCCGCCATTACATTATAA